CGTCGAGGAGGTCGTAGGCCTTCTTGGGGTCCTTCGGGTCGACGCTGTCGCGGAGGCCGCGGAGGATGGAACGCAGCACGTACTGCTGGCGCTTGACGCGGTCCAGGTCGCCGCCGGGGAGACCGTAGCGCTGGCGTACGTAGAGGAGGGCCTCCTCGCCGGTGAGCAGGTGCTTGCCCTCGGTCCAGGTGCGGTGACGCGCCGAGTCGTGGACGGTCTCCGGCACGTAGACCTCGACGCCGCCGAGGAGGTCGCCGATCTCCTCGAACCCGGCCCAGTCGACCCAGGCGACATGGTCGATGCGTACGCCGGTGAGCCGCTCGACCGTCTGCACGCTCAGCCGGGGGCCGCCCTCGGAGAAAGCGGCGTTGACCTTGGCCTTGCCGTGGCCGGGGATCCGCACCCACGAGTCACGTGGGATCGAGATGACGGAGGCCGAGCGACGGTCCGCGCTCAGGTGAAGGAGCATCATCGTGTCGGCGCGCTGCTCGCCCGGTGTCCAGGTCGCCGTGGCCTCGGTGCCGGTGGTGGCATGGTCACCGGTGCGCCCGTCGGTGCCCAGCAGCAGGATGTTCATCGAGCCGGCCGCGGCGTCGGTGGCCGCCGCCGGCCGCTCCTCGAGGCCCCCGAAGACGTCGACGGACTTCACCTGCCGGTCGAGCCGGTGGGCGAGATACCAGCCCGTGCCGCCGACGGCGCCGACGATCACGACGAACGCTATCCCGAGAGCGAGCAGGATGCGCGACTTCTTCATGGCCGTCCTCAGGAAGTGGGGTCGAGAGCGCCTAGAGGCTAATGGGAGCTACTCCCGGTCGTCGAGGTGGTCCTGCCAGGAGCGCCTCAGGATCGTCGGTACGCCGCCTGCCAGCGCGTCGCGGAGCGTGTCGAGCTGGTCGCGGTCGAGCGCGACCTGCGGGAACGCGCGCCCCACCTCCTGGGCGAAGGCCTGGCCCCGGGTGGCGAGGGCCGGAGCCTCGCGGATGTAGGCGTCGACGTAGGGGCGCAGGAGATGGGCCTGCTCAGGGATCCACATCCCCGCGGCGAGCGCACCGAAGCGACGGTTGTTGATGTCACGGGTGCCCATCGCGTCCCAGGCGGCGTCCTTCGCCGAGACAGACGGACGGGCGGCGAGCGCCCGCAGCGCCCCCAGATAGCCCTCGGAGGTGACGTCGCGGTCACGCTGGGCGGAGATGAACCGGGCATCGGCGTCGCCGAGCGAGGCCAGCCGCGCGACGGCGTCCCAGCGCGTGGTGGGCAGGAGCGGGATGTCGGCGCCGATCTGCTCCTCGGCCAGCCAGCCGCGCAGCAGATCGGGGTCGGCGCAGGTCGCGGCCAGGGTCGGGGCCCAGGCCATGGTCAGCTGCGTGTCACCCCGGGCGGACTCGAGCCCGGCCGACGCCGCCGAGGCGACTCGTGCGACCGCGCCTGCCGCACGCTCGGCCGGCACCCGCTGGGGGATGATCACCGACCTGGTCTCCTCGAGCACGCCCTCGATGATCTCCGCGCGGGTCTCGGCGGGCAGGTGGGTCTCGACCAGCGTCAGGAAGTCGTCGGCCGAGAGGTCACGGGAGCGCACCTGGAGATAGGCGGAGGTCCAGAGCACTGCGCGCACGAGCGGGTCCTTGAGCCCGGAGAGCCCGTCGGAGAGCGCCTGCCACGAGTGGTGGTCGAGGCGCAGCGCGGCGAAGGTCTCGCCGCCCGCGTTGGGCATCACGACCAGGCCGGCGTAGTGGGGGAGCGCGACCGGCGAGTCACCCAGCTCGACCCGCTCGGTGCCCACCAGACGCAGGGCGGAGTCGTAGGCGGCCACCGTGAACGCGTGCGGCCGCTCGCCCTCGCGCACGAGCACCGGCACGTCTGCCTCGCGCCGCACGACCACGGTGTCGAAGCCCGGGCGGCGCAGCCAGGCATCCACCCAGCCGCGTACGTCTCTGGACGAGGTCGCCGCGAGCGACTCCACGAAGTCGGCGAGCGTCGCGTTGGCGAAGCGGAAGCGGGTCAGGTGCCGGTTGACCCCGGCCATGAACTCGTCGTCGCCGAGCCAGAAGGCGAGCTGTGCCAGGCAGGCCGCGCCCTTGGCGTAGGAGATGCCGTCGAAGATGGTGGCCGCGGTGTCGACGTCGGGCACGTCGGTCGGCAGCGGGGCCACCGGATGGGTCGAGCTGCGGGCGTCGGCGCGATAGCCCCACGGCTTGCGCCCGATCTCGACCTCGACCAGCAGGTCCGAGAAGCCGGCGCCCGCCTCGGCCACCCGATAGCCCA
The sequence above is drawn from the Nocardioides albertanoniae genome and encodes:
- a CDS encoding LCP family protein, which gives rise to MKKSRILLALGIAFVVIVGAVGGTGWYLAHRLDRQVKSVDVFGGLEERPAAATDAAAGSMNILLLGTDGRTGDHATTGTEATATWTPGEQRADTMMLLHLSADRRSASVISIPRDSWVRIPGHGKAKVNAAFSEGGPRLSVQTVERLTGVRIDHVAWVDWAGFEEIGDLLGGVEVYVPETVHDSARHRTWTEGKHLLTGEEALLYVRQRYGLPGGDLDRVKRQQYVLRSILRGLRDSVDPKDPKKAYDLLDVITRHLTVDSGFSGGDLRGLALDLARMPSSDLTFFTAPVAGLGKEGKQSVVYLDMRKGRDLWEAVRSDDVDSWLDQNPGVVTGKTVS
- the pepN gene encoding aminopeptidase N, with translation MSLTLGEARTRAGVLSSVSYSVDLDLTDVETFRSHVRVRFGSAAAETFLELKGARSVSLSVNGVATATSYDGLRVDLTGLSTTEVNEVEVVATLPYTTDGDGMHTFIDPADGARYVAAYLGMDNAAKVFACFDQNDLKATFDVSVTADPADTVLANGALVSREGGRWVFATTPPIPPALVVVAAGDWHSVRWSAVFDSGASLDFGWHARRSLAAELDRDAAELRRTTEDCFAHYAEIFEEPYPFDSYDQVFVPGLNWGAQEMPGCVTYRDELLPRGAITDTQRAIRGVIIAHEMSHMWFGDSMTMTWWEDTWLQESFADYMGYRVAEAGAGFSDLLVEVEIGRKPWGYRADARSSTHPVAPLPTDVPDVDTAATIFDGISYAKGAACLAQLAFWLGDDEFMAGVNRHLTRFRFANATLADFVESLAATSSRDVRGWVDAWLRRPGFDTVVVRREADVPVLVREGERPHAFTVAAYDSALRLVGTERVELGDSPVALPHYAGLVVMPNAGGETFAALRLDHHSWQALSDGLSGLKDPLVRAVLWTSAYLQVRSRDLSADDFLTLVETHLPAETRAEIIEGVLEETRSVIIPQRVPAERAAGAVARVASAASAGLESARGDTQLTMAWAPTLAATCADPDLLRGWLAEEQIGADIPLLPTTRWDAVARLASLGDADARFISAQRDRDVTSEGYLGALRALAARPSVSAKDAAWDAMGTRDINNRRFGALAAGMWIPEQAHLLRPYVDAYIREAPALATRGQAFAQEVGRAFPQVALDRDQLDTLRDALAGGVPTILRRSWQDHLDDRE